A segment of the Trifolium pratense cultivar HEN17-A07 linkage group LG7, ARS_RC_1.1, whole genome shotgun sequence genome:
AACTATCACGTAAAAGTTTTACAATGTTGATATCTGTAGTGCTGGAGATGTTTTAGCTACGGCTAAATCATTGTCTTTGTTGTTCCAACTATGCTCCCATATCTAGTATTATTGTCATACTGTGAACAATTCAATTATACTACGCTGCGAGGGCATTGAAAGTTTGCTCCCATTTGGGATTgatctttagttttttttttttttttttttatttaattttttttttaatgtttaatgACTAGTTTTGACTTAATgctttgcataaaattttatttagaataaaaagtAGGACAAATAATTGAGAAAACTATTGAATGATCTGTACAGTTAAACCTGCTGAGGGCATTTTCGAAAAAAGTACTGGTATAGTTGTGGGAAAAGGCATTCTGTCGAATTCTGAAGGCACAAAACAAGCTGCTGATGAGTCTAGCTCCTTTCTTAAGGCACAAAACAAGGTTGCTCCACTGAAGATTTCAACTGATATGTCTTCTACTAAAAGCACTCCTCAAAATCAGTTCTCCAATAATTTGGGTGATAGTGAAACTGATGTGGATTCTCCTTGTTGGAAGGGAACCATGGCTATTAGTTTTGTTCCATCAGAAATTGCACAATCTGTACCGTTTCATCATGTTGAGAAACCAACAGAAAAACATAACACTTTAAATCCTCGAGCTCCACAGTTCTTTCCTGGTATTGGATATGTTCAGGACGATTTTGTGTCTTTGAACTCTACTGTTCCTGTAAATACTAATTTGTTGTCAGGAGAGGACACACTCATGAAAACTGTCATGGCAGAAGAGTCCCTAATAGAGTTGAATAAGCAAGAGCATCAGTATTCTACGAACATCAGCGGAATAGAAAAGGCGTTCAATATGGTTAATGATCGTAGCTCTGTGGATCCTCTGCTAAATTCACATTCTACGACGACTCAGTCTTCTTCTAAAGAAGAATTCACGACTTCAAAAGGAAAACTTGTAACTATAGGTGATGCTGTTGAATTTGTAAAGGGAACTGAAAATTCCAGGGCTAATAGGTCAACAATGAGTGAGTTTTTCCCTCCAAAGGGCCATTCTCCAACATCGCCGGCATCATCATCTCAAGTCAATGTTTATACTGATCTTCTAAAAACATTTGAAGGTTTCTCCAAGTCTATACTCGAATCTCCAAAACCGAGTGTTAAGATAGTGGTTGGCGCAATGCATGTTCTTTCAGAATTGCTTGCACAAACCTGTATTGACGGAGTTGATTCATATAGTGAACATGATAATAGCACGACTACAATCCTGCAAATACTCAATAATCTGAATGATTTTAATGCAAAAGTAGGTGGTGAAAGGATTTCAACTACAGCCTTTGACTCAACTCCAGCAAATAGTTCTTTTTGTCTCGATAGGCCATTAAAGCTTACCAAGGTATGTATGAATCTATATGTTTTTTCTAAGCAATTTATGCACAGTAGCAGCCTAACAGTACCCTTTAATTTCCATTCTCTGCTCGATCTTTATTGTTCTGGAAACTGAGATGCACATGTCTGCATTCAAGGGACTCGAAATGGCCAATGTAGAGACCCTTACTGTTCCACACCAGCTGTATCTGCAAAGTGATTATGTTGGAAAAAATACAGTCTCTAACGTGATTGGTCAGACTGGACTGAGTTCTTTTGCATCTAGCAGTGGAGGAGGCACCAAGAACGGCAATGAAGTTGGTCAGGTACACATATGCGATAGTAACTAGAATCAAATctggtttatgttttttttaactttgaAATAAATGTCTGAATTCTTGTAGCTTCAGGTCATTCGAAGAAGTCTAGGGAAAAAT
Coding sequences within it:
- the LOC123897821 gene encoding uncharacterized protein LOC123897821 isoform X1, which codes for MMNQKEIKQITSLTTSRLSPLAKPFTLNNRSSFLSPKPSFNSFNHSDDDDDSDDPFSSLLDSFRKMGRSVSLNDNVKTATFPVGASTSQTHHEISLFEGNPFLELPKNGDFDELHWSHFEVANSTGDVSMFQKVKPAEGIFEKSTGIVVGKGILSNSEGTKQAADESSSFLKAQNKVAPLKISTDMSSTKSTPQNQFSNNLGDSETDVDSPCWKGTMAISFVPSEIAQSVPFHHVEKPTEKHNTLNPRAPQFFPGIGYVQDDFVSLNSTVPVNTNLLSGEDTLMKTVMAEESLIELNKQEHQYSTNISGIEKAFNMVNDRSSVDPLLNSHSTTTQSSSKEEFTTSKGKLVTIGDAVEFVKGTENSRANRSTMSEFFPPKGHSPTSPASSSQVNVYTDLLKTFEGFSKSILESPKPSVKIVVGAMHVLSELLAQTCIDGVDSYSEHDNSTTTILQILNNLNDFNAKVGGERISTTAFDSTPANSSFCLDRPLKLTKGLEMANVETLTVPHQLYLQSDYVGKNTVSNVIGQTGLSSFASSSGGGTKNGNEVGQLQVIRRSLGKNVDFDKQMHPEASLFWNLWLDSEAERCYRKFKTYHWLMEAGVDVNCKNVAELWR
- the LOC123897821 gene encoding uncharacterized protein LOC123897821 isoform X2; translation: MMNQKEIKQITSLTTSRLSPLAKPFTLNNRSSFLSPKPSFNSFNHSDDDDDSDDPFSSLLDSFRKMGRSVSLNDNVKTATFPVGASTSQTHHEISLFEGNPFLELPKNGDFDELHWSHFEVANSTGDVSMFQKVKPAEGIFEKSTGIVVGKGILSNSEGTKQAADESSSFLKAQNKVAPLKISTDMSSTKSTPQNQFSNNLGDSETDVDSPCWKGTMAISFVPSEIAQSVPFHHVEKPTEKHNTLNPRAPQFFPGIGYVQDDFVSLNSTVPVNTNLLSGEDTLMKTVMAEESLIELNKQEHQYSTNISGIEKAFNMVNDRSSVDPLLNSHSTTTQSSSKEEFTTSKGKLVTIGDAVEFVKGTENSRANRSTMSEFFPPKGHSPTSPASSSQVNVYTDLLKTFEGFSKSILESPKPSVKIVVGAMHVLSELLAQTCIDGVDSYSEHDNSTTTILQILNNLNDFNAKVGGERISTTAFDSTPANSSFCLDRPLKLTKGLEMANVETLTVPHQLYLQSDYVGKNTVSNVIGQTGLSSFASSSGGGTKNGNEVGQVIRRSLGKNVDFDKQMHPEASLFWNLWLDSEAERCYRKFKTYHWLMEAGVDVNCKNVAELWR